A genomic region of Dictyoglomus sp. NZ13-RE01 contains the following coding sequences:
- a CDS encoding uracil-DNA glycosylase, translating to MNNLDIKKLEEEVKNCKKCSLWKERTNVVFGEGDIHSKIMFIGEAPGFHEDQEGRPFVGAAGKLLTNLIESLGLKREEVYIANVLKCRPPNNREPNPDEIKACYPYLEAQIKIINPRIICTLGRYSAYAILKTPINMSSYHGKTFSIEGRLVFVTYHPAAALYHAKVMDEIKRDFEKLKDLIEKETSESKTLTKEQLSFW from the coding sequence ATGAATAATTTAGATATTAAAAAGTTGGAAGAAGAGGTCAAAAACTGTAAAAAATGTTCCCTATGGAAGGAAAGAACTAATGTGGTTTTTGGTGAAGGAGATATTCATTCAAAAATTATGTTTATTGGCGAAGCTCCTGGTTTTCATGAAGATCAAGAAGGAAGACCTTTTGTAGGCGCAGCAGGAAAATTATTAACAAATCTTATTGAGTCTTTAGGACTAAAAAGGGAAGAAGTTTATATCGCTAATGTTTTAAAATGCAGACCTCCTAACAACAGGGAGCCTAATCCTGATGAAATAAAAGCATGTTATCCGTACTTAGAAGCGCAGATAAAAATAATTAATCCAAGGATTATATGTACCCTTGGTAGATATTCCGCATATGCTATTTTAAAAACTCCTATTAATATGAGTTCCTATCATGGAAAAACTTTTAGTATAGAGGGTAGATTAGTATTTGTAACTTACCATCCTGCAGCTGCATTATATCATGCTAAAGTTATGGATGAGATTAAAAGGGATTTTGAAAAACTAAAGGACCTTATTGAAAAGGAAACAAGCGAAAGTAAAACTCTCACAAAAGAGCAATTATCCTTTTGGTAA
- a CDS encoding DNA polymerase III subunit alpha, giving the protein MSFVHLHVHSEFSLLDGACRIPDLVQRAKEFNMPAIALTDHGVMYGAIDFYKTAKENGIKPIIGCEVYVTPGSRFDKKGQRNSLYHLILLAKDLEGYKNLSRIVTASYLEGFYYKPRVDKELLRNHHKGLIALTSCLAGEIPTLILQNRIEDARKAINEYLDIFGEDFYLELQDNGLPEQKIVNSTLIKFSKELGIPVVATNDVHYINKEDAEIHDILLCIQTGSKLNDKNRLRFGTNEFYLRSPEEMERLFYNVPTALENTLKIAELCNLELPLNRIILPTFEIPEGETLESYFEKLCWKNAELKFKELTPEIKERLSYEISIIKQMGFAGYFLIVSDFVNYAKSKGIPVGPGRGSAAGSLVAYVLGITNLEPTRWGLIFERFLNPERVTMPDIDIDFCFERREEVINYVREKYGKDHVAQIITFGTMASRAAIRDVGRVLDVPYGDVDRLAKMIPQNSTIDEAIENSEELRELINQNPTYERIISIAKKLEGYARHASIHAAGIVISKEPIVEYVPLQIMEGNEIVTQFPMTNLEELGLLKMDFLGLRTLTVINDTLKEIKRRYGIEIDINNIPLDDKKVYELLQSGETVGVFQLESKGMRNLLKEVKPEKFEDLIAVLALYRPGPLGRLESYIKRKRGEEEVKYIHPALEPILAETYGVIVYQEQVMEIAHKLAGFTLGQADLLRRAMGKKLPEVMEQQRELFINGAKERGIPEEIAKEIFEDMAKFAEYGFNKSHSAAYALITYQTAFLKTYYPKEYMSAVLTSVMGNNDKLLRYLAEVKRMGISILKPDINESMVGFTVTDEGIRFGLSGIKNVGESVAEAIVNEREKNGKFSSILDFINRLDSKYTNKRALESLIKAGAFDSLNYSRRTFLTNIDKIIDYAQKNKKIKVAQASLFGTESFGVSDIALENLPEFTLDELLAMEKEVIGFYVSYDPLLDMKKKVNKILDYDIDDLREFEDGKYVVISGILKNIREVIDRKKQKMVFATLEDLTGEADLTVFSSVYNKYQDLIIEGKKVIIGGKLEVPKEENERIKIIVEDVGDLEGRLLEIKLDANNLDYHVLFNLKDLLKNNKGMIPVIIDIKGIKIVTAPEYWISINDEFLSNLKRILGNTHKFSLTSLY; this is encoded by the coding sequence ATGAGTTTTGTACATTTGCATGTCCATTCTGAGTTTAGTTTGTTAGATGGGGCATGTAGAATTCCTGATTTAGTGCAAAGGGCAAAAGAGTTTAACATGCCTGCTATTGCTTTGACAGATCATGGGGTAATGTATGGTGCTATTGATTTCTATAAAACTGCAAAAGAAAATGGAATAAAGCCAATAATTGGATGTGAGGTTTATGTTACTCCTGGTTCAAGATTTGATAAAAAGGGACAAAGAAACTCTTTATACCATCTTATCCTATTAGCAAAAGATTTAGAGGGGTATAAGAATTTATCTCGTATTGTTACTGCTTCTTATTTAGAAGGTTTTTATTATAAGCCAAGAGTTGATAAGGAGTTACTTAGAAATCACCATAAAGGTTTAATAGCTTTAACGAGTTGTCTTGCAGGAGAGATTCCTACTTTAATTCTCCAAAATAGAATTGAAGATGCAAGGAAGGCAATTAATGAATATTTAGATATCTTTGGGGAAGATTTTTATTTAGAATTGCAGGATAATGGACTTCCTGAGCAGAAAATTGTAAATTCTACTTTAATCAAATTTTCCAAGGAATTAGGAATTCCAGTGGTTGCTACAAATGATGTGCATTATATAAATAAAGAAGATGCAGAAATTCACGATATTCTTTTGTGTATTCAAACGGGCTCTAAATTAAACGATAAAAATAGACTACGTTTTGGAACAAACGAATTTTATTTACGATCCCCCGAGGAAATGGAAAGACTTTTTTATAATGTTCCGACCGCCTTAGAAAATACTTTGAAAATTGCTGAATTATGTAATTTAGAATTGCCTCTTAATAGAATAATTTTGCCTACCTTTGAAATCCCAGAAGGAGAAACATTGGAGTCCTATTTTGAGAAACTCTGTTGGAAGAATGCGGAATTAAAGTTTAAGGAATTAACTCCTGAAATTAAAGAAAGACTCAGTTATGAAATATCTATTATAAAGCAGATGGGGTTTGCCGGTTACTTTCTTATTGTTTCAGATTTTGTCAACTATGCAAAGAGTAAAGGAATACCAGTAGGACCTGGAAGAGGATCTGCAGCAGGCTCTTTAGTAGCCTATGTTTTAGGAATAACTAATCTGGAACCTACAAGATGGGGACTCATATTTGAAAGATTTTTGAATCCAGAAAGAGTGACAATGCCTGATATCGATATAGATTTTTGTTTTGAAAGAAGAGAAGAAGTTATAAACTATGTAAGGGAAAAATATGGAAAAGATCATGTAGCACAAATAATAACCTTTGGAACTATGGCTTCTCGTGCTGCAATTAGGGATGTAGGAAGAGTATTAGATGTTCCTTATGGTGATGTAGATAGATTGGCTAAAATGATTCCACAGAATTCTACAATCGACGAAGCTATTGAGAACTCTGAAGAATTAAGAGAACTTATAAATCAAAATCCAACTTATGAGAGAATTATTTCTATTGCTAAAAAATTAGAAGGCTATGCAAGACATGCTTCAATTCATGCAGCAGGTATAGTTATTTCAAAAGAACCTATTGTAGAGTACGTACCTCTTCAAATAATGGAAGGTAATGAAATAGTAACCCAATTCCCAATGACGAATTTAGAGGAATTGGGACTTTTAAAAATGGATTTTTTAGGTTTAAGAACACTTACAGTAATAAATGATACATTGAAGGAGATTAAAAGACGTTATGGCATTGAAATAGATATTAATAATATACCATTGGATGATAAAAAGGTTTATGAGCTTTTACAATCTGGTGAAACAGTAGGAGTTTTTCAATTAGAAAGTAAGGGAATGCGTAATTTGCTTAAAGAAGTTAAACCAGAAAAATTTGAGGATTTAATAGCTGTTTTAGCATTGTATAGACCTGGTCCTTTGGGAAGACTTGAGAGTTATATAAAGAGGAAAAGGGGAGAAGAAGAGGTAAAATATATCCATCCTGCATTAGAACCTATTTTAGCAGAAACTTACGGAGTTATTGTCTATCAGGAGCAGGTAATGGAGATTGCACATAAACTTGCAGGTTTCACATTAGGACAAGCGGATTTATTGAGAAGAGCAATGGGAAAGAAATTACCAGAAGTTATGGAACAGCAAAGAGAATTATTCATAAATGGAGCTAAAGAAAGAGGTATTCCAGAGGAAATAGCAAAGGAAATCTTTGAGGATATGGCAAAATTTGCAGAATATGGATTTAATAAGTCTCATAGTGCAGCTTATGCCTTAATTACTTATCAAACTGCCTTTCTAAAAACATATTATCCCAAGGAATATATGTCTGCAGTATTAACAAGCGTAATGGGAAATAATGATAAACTTTTAAGATATTTAGCGGAAGTTAAGAGAATGGGAATAAGTATTCTGAAACCAGACATAAATGAAAGTATGGTAGGTTTTACTGTAACTGATGAGGGAATAAGATTTGGATTATCTGGAATTAAAAATGTGGGGGAGAGTGTCGCAGAAGCTATTGTGAATGAAAGAGAAAAGAATGGAAAATTTAGCTCTATATTAGACTTTATTAATAGATTAGATAGTAAGTACACAAATAAGAGGGCATTAGAAAGTTTAATAAAAGCAGGAGCTTTTGATAGTCTTAATTATTCAAGAAGGACATTTTTGACTAATATTGATAAAATTATTGATTATGCCCAAAAGAACAAAAAAATTAAAGTGGCCCAAGCTTCTCTGTTTGGAACAGAATCTTTTGGGGTTTCAGACATTGCTTTAGAAAATTTACCTGAATTTACTTTAGATGAATTATTGGCGATGGAGAAAGAGGTCATAGGATTCTATGTATCATACGATCCTTTGTTGGATATGAAAAAGAAAGTAAATAAAATATTGGATTATGATATTGATGATTTGAGGGAGTTTGAAGATGGAAAATATGTAGTTATTTCAGGGATTTTGAAAAATATTAGAGAAGTTATAGATAGAAAAAAACAGAAAATGGTATTTGCTACTCTTGAAGATTTGACAGGAGAAGCGGATTTAACTGTTTTTTCATCGGTTTATAATAAGTATCAGGATTTGATAATTGAGGGGAAAAAGGTTATTATAGGAGGAAAGTTAGAAGTACCTAAGGAGGAGAATGAGAGAATTAAGATTATTGTGGAGGATGTAGGGGATTTAGAGGGACGTTTGTTAGAGATAAAATTAGATGCAAATAATTTGGATTATCATGTACTTTTTAATTTGAAAGATCTTTTGAAGAATAATAAAGGTATGATCCCTGTGATTATAGATATAAAAGGTATAAAAATTGTAACGGCACCAGAGTATTGGATATCCATAAATGATGAATTCTTATCTAATTTAAAAAGAATCTTAGGAAATACTCATAAATTTTCTTTGACCAGTTTATATTAA